One window of the Cetobacterium sp. ZOR0034 genome contains the following:
- a CDS encoding M20 family metallopeptidase, giving the protein MLNNLNTHRNYLHTIPEIALKEFQTSEYIRKILDEECVEYHSIGTSTVAFIPGTIDSCLAFRADIDALPLKEESNNPFKSKIDGMMHACGHDGHAAMLLTFIQEIKKLINSGVKLQKSLVFIFQAGEEGAGGARFIVADDYYKSKKIEAIFALHVYPEIKVGEFAVKSGCVSLQNINLDITLTGKGCHGAQPHKGIDSILIGAKLVEAYQSIKSRNIPSYEHFLLTIGAFHAGTVRNIIPGSVNMLGTIRLENRSLIPFIKERMEKINSGFETAFDVDINMHFEPFYPPVINDKKLFEHALHALNGKTVFTDISLSGSEDFSFYSQDGTPGLLALVGVRDEENGHVCALHNSRFDFNNEALTHGVEYFLNILKEFKCL; this is encoded by the coding sequence ATGTTAAACAATCTTAATACACATCGTAATTATCTTCATACAATACCTGAAATAGCTTTAAAAGAGTTTCAAACTTCTGAGTATATTAGAAAAATTTTAGATGAGGAATGTGTTGAGTATCATTCTATTGGAACGAGTACTGTAGCTTTTATTCCTGGTACAATTGATTCTTGCTTGGCTTTCAGAGCTGATATTGATGCTTTACCTTTAAAAGAAGAGAGTAACAATCCATTTAAATCTAAAATAGATGGTATGATGCACGCTTGTGGTCATGATGGTCATGCTGCAATGCTTTTAACATTCATTCAAGAGATAAAAAAATTAATAAACTCAGGTGTTAAATTACAAAAATCTTTAGTATTCATATTTCAAGCCGGAGAGGAAGGAGCAGGTGGGGCTCGTTTTATTGTTGCTGATGACTACTATAAATCTAAGAAAATTGAAGCTATTTTTGCACTTCATGTTTATCCTGAAATTAAAGTTGGAGAGTTTGCTGTGAAATCTGGATGTGTTTCTCTTCAAAATATAAATTTAGATATAACTCTAACTGGTAAAGGGTGTCACGGTGCTCAACCACATAAAGGAATTGACTCTATCTTAATTGGGGCCAAACTTGTTGAAGCGTACCAATCTATAAAATCTAGAAACATTCCATCGTATGAACATTTTCTTCTAACTATAGGAGCTTTCCATGCTGGAACTGTTCGTAACATTATCCCTGGAAGTGTCAATATGCTTGGAACAATTAGATTAGAAAATAGGTCTTTGATTCCTTTCATAAAAGAGAGAATGGAAAAAATTAACTCTGGTTTTGAAACTGCTTTTGATGTTGATATCAATATGCATTTTGAACCTTTTTATCCTCCTGTTATCAATGATAAAAAACTATTTGAACATGCACTTCACGCATTAAATGGAAAAACCGTTTTTACTGATATCTCTTTAAGTGGGTCAGAGGATTTTTCATTCTACTCTCAAGATGGCACTCCAGGTCTTTTAGCTCTTGTTGGTGTTAGAGATGAAGAAAACGGTCATGTTTGTGCTCTTCATAACAGTCGATTTGATTTCAACAACGAAGCTTTAACACATGGCGTAGAATATTTTTTAAATATCTTAAAAGAATTTAAATGCTTATAA
- a CDS encoding ABC transporter ATP-binding protein, whose translation MLKKFISYYKPYKKLFFLDLLAAITVSACDLIYPMLSRAAVNNYIPNKNYKAIITLAGILLGIYLIKLLCNFFMNYWGHVVGVRMQGDMRRDVYAKLQNFPIKYFDNTATGSIMSRIVNDLQEVSELAHHGPEDLFISIIMILGSFFLLLKINIPLTLIVFSVIPFIVWFTLNRRQKMTDAFSETREKIGAINSTLQNSISGIRVSKAFVNKEEELQKFKKSNIEFKKAREGAYKVMAEYVSGMTFFTDMLDYLVLVFGAIFTYQGKINFGDFLAYLLYIRIFSQPIKRLVGFVEQYQNGMSGFKRFKEMLDEDIEKDSSDATNLENVKGAITFENIYFSHEKKNILKDFSLSINAGEKLALVGPSGGGKTTICNLIPRFYDINSGDIKIDSKSIYDFKIDSLRQSIGIVQQDPFLFTGTIRENLVIGKPEATDEEIIDAAKKANIHDFIETLPDGYDTEVGERGVKLSGGQKQRIAIGRIFLKNPPILILDEATSALDNITEQLIQESLDELSKNRTTIVVAHRLSTIKNADTIVVLTDDGIVERGNHEELINNKGFYYNLHLGILQ comes from the coding sequence ATGTTAAAAAAATTTATAAGTTATTATAAACCTTATAAAAAACTATTTTTTTTAGATTTACTTGCTGCTATAACAGTTTCCGCCTGTGATTTAATATACCCTATGTTGAGTAGAGCTGCTGTAAACAACTATATTCCAAATAAAAATTATAAAGCTATTATTACTTTAGCGGGTATTCTTTTAGGAATATATTTAATAAAACTTCTTTGTAACTTCTTTATGAATTACTGGGGACATGTTGTTGGAGTTAGAATGCAAGGGGATATGAGAAGAGATGTCTATGCAAAACTTCAAAACTTTCCTATCAAATACTTTGATAATACTGCAACTGGAAGTATCATGTCAAGAATTGTAAACGATTTACAAGAGGTTTCAGAATTAGCTCATCATGGTCCAGAAGATCTATTTATCTCTATAATAATGATCTTAGGTTCGTTCTTCCTATTACTAAAAATCAATATTCCTTTGACATTAATTGTATTCTCTGTAATACCGTTTATCGTTTGGTTCACACTAAATAGAAGACAAAAAATGACTGATGCCTTCTCTGAAACTCGTGAAAAAATTGGCGCTATTAATTCAACATTACAAAATAGTATCAGTGGAATTAGAGTTTCAAAAGCTTTTGTCAATAAAGAAGAGGAATTACAAAAATTTAAAAAAAGTAATATCGAATTCAAAAAAGCTCGTGAAGGAGCTTATAAAGTTATGGCTGAATATGTTTCAGGGATGACATTCTTTACTGATATGCTAGACTATCTTGTTTTAGTTTTTGGTGCAATTTTTACATATCAAGGTAAAATCAATTTTGGAGATTTCTTAGCTTACCTACTTTATATCAGAATTTTTAGTCAGCCTATCAAAAGATTAGTTGGTTTTGTTGAACAATATCAAAATGGAATGAGTGGATTTAAACGTTTCAAAGAGATGCTAGATGAAGATATCGAAAAAGATTCCTCTGATGCAACAAACTTAGAAAATGTAAAAGGAGCAATCACTTTTGAAAATATATACTTTAGTCATGAGAAAAAAAATATTTTAAAAGATTTCTCTTTAAGTATAAACGCTGGAGAAAAACTTGCTCTTGTAGGACCTTCTGGTGGAGGAAAAACAACAATCTGTAATCTGATTCCTAGATTCTATGATATTAACAGCGGAGATATTAAAATAGATTCTAAAAGTATATATGATTTCAAAATAGATTCGCTAAGACAAAGTATAGGAATTGTTCAGCAAGACCCATTCCTATTTACAGGTACAATCAGAGAAAACCTAGTAATTGGTAAGCCTGAAGCTACAGATGAGGAGATTATAGACGCTGCTAAGAAAGCTAATATCCATGATTTTATTGAAACTCTTCCTGATGGTTACGACACTGAAGTTGGTGAAAGAGGAGTAAAACTATCTGGTGGTCAAAAACAAAGAATTGCTATCGGTAGAATTTTCCTTAAAAATCCACCTATTTTAATTTTAGATGAAGCTACATCAGCTTTAGATAATATCACAGAACAACTTATCCAAGAGTCATTAGATGAACTCTCTAAAAATCGTACAACTATTGTCGTAGCTCACAGATTATCAACAATTAAAAATGCTGATACAATAGTCGTTTTAACAGATGATGGAATAGTTGAAAGAGGAAATCACGAAGAACTTATTAATAACAAAGGTTTCTATTACAATTTACATTTAGGGATCTTACAATAA
- a CDS encoding ABC transporter substrate-binding protein, producing the protein MNKLFTLLLTLNILFFATNTFSNEKNNIIVAQGSKPKSLDPHTFNEFPTLGITEHIFNTLVTLDDNGVPTPELAESFEYLSPTEIIFTIRQNVKFHNGDIMSVDDVVFSLERMLQKPGSRVILKDIKSVIKTEDEKVLITLKEPSAPFLANLTLPIAAIMNKKYVEAGNNVALKPMGTGPYMVTNWGDGDKIVMTSFKDYFKGAPKNSGLTFKIITENTSRLAALETGEVDVIYAISPIDFNIVEKNPELDLLHKTTTTTELMVLNVEKEGLNNKNIRKAIHMSIDKEGILEAIFLERGSVATSPINPNIFGSSQDLTPFKRDIEGAKAIINSEKKIPSLKIWTSENIVRVQIAQIIQANLKEIGIESTIEIVEWGTFLKRTSEGAHDILLTTWILGVSDIDTVVTTLFHSNSIGAEGNRSFYNNPELDAKIDLARSTIDSEKRKIYYKEIQEMILDDNPIIPLVYKIDGIGISKKIKNFDYNKASMRNYYENMKKVDAK; encoded by the coding sequence ATGAACAAACTTTTTACTTTATTACTTACTTTAAACATTTTATTTTTTGCTACTAACACTTTTTCAAACGAAAAAAATAATATCATAGTAGCCCAAGGTTCAAAACCTAAATCTTTAGATCCACACACTTTCAATGAGTTTCCAACTTTAGGTATAACTGAACACATCTTTAATACTTTAGTAACTCTTGATGACAATGGAGTTCCAACTCCTGAGTTAGCTGAATCTTTTGAATATCTATCTCCAACAGAGATTATTTTTACTATCAGACAAAATGTTAAATTTCATAATGGGGATATTATGAGTGTTGATGATGTCGTATTCAGTTTAGAAAGAATGCTTCAAAAACCTGGAAGTAGAGTTATATTAAAAGATATCAAAAGTGTTATAAAAACAGAAGATGAAAAAGTTCTTATAACTTTAAAAGAGCCATCTGCTCCATTTTTGGCAAATTTAACTCTTCCAATCGCTGCAATTATGAATAAAAAATATGTTGAAGCTGGAAATAACGTTGCTTTAAAACCAATGGGAACAGGGCCATATATGGTCACAAATTGGGGAGATGGGGACAAGATTGTAATGACTAGTTTTAAAGATTACTTCAAAGGAGCTCCTAAAAACAGTGGTCTTACTTTTAAAATTATAACTGAAAACACTAGCCGTTTAGCTGCTTTAGAAACTGGTGAAGTAGATGTTATCTATGCAATATCGCCTATCGATTTTAATATCGTAGAAAAAAATCCAGAGTTAGATTTGCTACATAAAACTACAACTACCACAGAACTTATGGTTTTAAATGTCGAAAAAGAAGGATTAAATAATAAAAACATTAGAAAAGCTATTCATATGTCTATTGATAAAGAGGGTATTTTAGAGGCTATCTTCCTTGAAAGAGGCTCTGTTGCCACTTCTCCTATCAATCCTAATATATTTGGTAGCTCTCAGGATTTGACACCTTTTAAAAGAGATATCGAAGGAGCTAAAGCTATTATTAATTCTGAGAAAAAAATTCCATCTCTCAAAATTTGGACAAGTGAAAATATTGTTAGAGTTCAAATAGCTCAAATAATACAAGCTAATTTAAAAGAGATTGGAATTGAATCTACTATTGAAATTGTTGAGTGGGGAACTTTTTTAAAAAGAACCTCAGAAGGAGCACACGATATTTTACTTACAACTTGGATTTTAGGTGTTAGTGATATCGATACTGTTGTAACTACTCTTTTCCATTCTAACTCTATTGGTGCAGAAGGAAATCGTTCGTTTTATAATAATCCTGAGTTAGATGCTAAAATTGATCTTGCTCGTTCGACAATTGATTCTGAAAAAAGAAAAATATATTACAAAGAGATTCAAGAGATGATACTAGACGACAATCCAATCATACCCCTGGTTTATAAAATCGACGGAATTGGAATTAGTAAAAAAATTAAAAATTTTGACTATAACAAAGCCAGTATGAGAAACTATTATGAAAATATGAAAAAAGTAGATGCTAAATAG
- a CDS encoding thioredoxin family protein translates to MDIKTLYSAGMNFDAFMGTGIKSERDRIPKNYSRIEMTEEEINIVKNVEKKINFLVSGEPWCMDFQLNVTVLKKFCEINSNFDMAVITKARGEKFLKPLMEVEEFKVPFIVPLSEEYEVCGEIFVERPKEVKKHIYEDVKMDYLKGQYLKHTVKDLIEMITKK, encoded by the coding sequence ATGGATATAAAAACTCTTTATTCTGCAGGAATGAATTTTGATGCTTTTATGGGAACAGGAATAAAAAGTGAGAGGGATAGAATCCCTAAGAATTATTCTAGAATTGAAATGACTGAAGAGGAGATAAACATTGTAAAAAATGTTGAGAAAAAAATTAACTTTTTAGTTTCGGGAGAGCCATGGTGCATGGATTTTCAATTGAATGTTACAGTTCTAAAAAAGTTTTGTGAAATAAATTCAAACTTTGATATGGCAGTAATAACTAAAGCTAGAGGAGAGAAATTTTTAAAACCTTTAATGGAAGTAGAGGAGTTTAAAGTTCCATTTATTGTTCCTTTATCTGAAGAGTATGAAGTTTGTGGAGAGATTTTTGTAGAGAGACCTAAAGAGGTAAAAAAACATATCTACGAAGATGTAAAAATGGATTATTTAAAAGGACAGTATTTAAAACATACTGTAAAAGATTTAATAGAGATGATAACAAAAAAGTAG
- a CDS encoding YoaK family protein, protein MEQINKKLFLWISLLALLGGGMNAFAILQFSLTVSHITGSVTRISTDLAYSNIPHLKIMLGLVVSFFSGAIVSGIMIGSGRDFELRKRYGDTFIFIGILLKIIDIYLYDKIIFAFILAFSLGLQNGLFIRYKGMVIRTTHMSGTVTDLGVVIGHYLRGNREIMWKMKYYAINILSFTTGGLLVGLGLKYLGRGVLNYMSLAYILSGIYYFLLRDRYYKTKR, encoded by the coding sequence ATGGAGCAAATTAACAAAAAACTGTTTTTATGGATTAGTTTATTAGCACTTTTAGGTGGAGGAATGAATGCGTTTGCAATTTTACAATTCTCTTTAACCGTCAGCCATATAACAGGAAGTGTGACCAGAATCTCTACGGACTTAGCTTACTCAAACATACCCCACCTTAAAATAATGCTAGGTTTAGTGGTTTCGTTTTTTAGTGGAGCGATAGTTTCTGGTATTATGATAGGGTCGGGTAGAGACTTTGAACTTAGAAAAAGATATGGAGATACCTTCATATTTATTGGGATTTTATTGAAAATTATAGATATATATCTTTATGATAAAATTATATTTGCATTTATTCTTGCTTTTTCTTTAGGTTTACAAAATGGTCTATTTATACGTTATAAAGGAATGGTAATTAGAACTACTCATATGTCAGGAACAGTTACTGATTTAGGTGTTGTTATTGGGCACTATTTAAGAGGAAACAGAGAGATAATGTGGAAGATGAAGTACTATGCTATAAACATTCTCTCTTTTACAACTGGAGGATTATTAGTAGGCTTAGGTTTAAAATATTTAGGCAGAGGTGTACTTAATTACATGTCATTAGCATATATTTTAAGTGGTATTTACTATTTTTTATTAAGAGATAGATATTATAAAACGAAAAGGTAG
- a CDS encoding YhcH/YjgK/YiaL family protein: MIFGQLNELKFYKGISKELDAAIEAIENGSYKNGVLGKNEIDGDNVFFNLQECKTKVLEECFFECHKKYIDIHVVIEGEEGIGYSLKDSLKEKSEFNEESDFGVLEGAEEYRMNMTKDNFLVVFPDEPHMPLIAKNNEPTELKKVVFKIKY; encoded by the coding sequence ATGATCTTTGGACAATTAAACGAATTAAAATTTTATAAGGGAATTTCAAAAGAGCTAGATGCAGCTATTGAAGCGATTGAGAATGGAAGCTATAAAAATGGGGTTTTAGGAAAAAATGAAATAGACGGTGACAATGTATTTTTTAACCTTCAAGAGTGTAAAACTAAAGTTTTAGAAGAGTGTTTCTTTGAGTGCCATAAAAAATATATTGATATACACGTTGTAATCGAAGGAGAAGAAGGAATCGGATACTCATTAAAGGATTCATTAAAAGAAAAAAGTGAGTTTAATGAAGAGTCAGATTTTGGAGTTTTAGAAGGAGCAGAGGAATATAGAATGAATATGACTAAAGATAATTTCTTAGTAGTGTTCCCAGATGAGCCTCATATGCCATTAATTGCAAAAAATAATGAACCAACAGAATTAAAGAAAGTAGTATTTAAAATAAAATACTAA